One Sphingomonas endolithica DNA segment encodes these proteins:
- a CDS encoding DUF1467 family protein: MKWTSALAIYILFWSFSVFLVLPFGVRTSDEAGAERVPGQADSAPHEFNAGRIALRVTIVATVLFVLFQLNYYYGWITPQIVDRILPAV; encoded by the coding sequence ATGAAATGGACCTCGGCACTGGCGATCTACATCCTGTTCTGGTCGTTTTCGGTGTTCCTGGTCCTGCCGTTCGGCGTCCGCACCTCCGACGAGGCGGGCGCCGAACGTGTGCCGGGGCAGGCGGATAGCGCCCCGCACGAATTCAACGCGGGGCGCATCGCGCTGCGCGTGACGATCGTCGCGACGGTCCTGTTCGTGCTGTTCCAGCTGAATTATTATTATGGCTGGATCACGCCGCAAATCGTCGATCGGATCCTGCCGGCGGTTTAG